The proteins below come from a single Beutenbergia cavernae DSM 12333 genomic window:
- a CDS encoding ArsR/SmtB family transcription factor, whose product MLNSATNTLDRVEVMGRLGRAMSDPTRARLLERLLDGPTYPAELAADLALTRSNVSNHLACLRGCGLVLTVPDGRRTRYEIADPHLAAALGELMRVVLDVRDGRECANPLCDVPGCTACETGTA is encoded by the coding sequence ATGCTGAACTCAGCGACGAACACCCTGGATCGCGTCGAGGTGATGGGGCGGCTCGGCAGGGCGATGAGCGACCCGACGCGGGCACGGCTCCTGGAGCGGCTGCTGGACGGTCCGACGTATCCGGCCGAGCTCGCGGCGGATCTGGCGCTGACGCGGTCGAACGTCTCGAACCATCTGGCGTGCCTGCGTGGGTGCGGCCTCGTGCTGACGGTGCCCGACGGTCGCCGCACCCGCTACGAGATCGCCGACCCGCACCTGGCCGCTGCGCTCGGAGAGCTGATGCGGGTGGTGCTCGACGTCCGCGACGGCCGTGAGTGCGCGAACCCGTTGTGCGACGTCCCGGGGTGCACCGCCTGCGAGACGGGGACCGCGTGA
- a CDS encoding heavy metal translocating P-type ATPase — protein sequence MSRECCGDDEIDARELQLRALADGSSGALSGGADDDDAAASEEEFVPFWRDRVLLLPAASGVLLGVGYVLEWTGSDAPALVAQGASLLAGAWTFVPGAVRRLARGRLGVGLLMTIAAVGAVALGHVGEAAALAFLFSIAEALEDRAMDRAKHGLRALLALMPATARISRMAGEIEIPAAQVRELDLLVVRPGERIATDGVVTTGRSSLDTSAVTGESIPVEVAPGDAVLAGAVNGTGALLVEATADGRDNSLTTIVRLVEEAQARKGERARLADRIARPLVPAVLVLAALVAVWGLIVGDPALWTQRALVVLVAASPCALAIAVPVTVISAIGAASRFGMVVRSGAAFEELGAVRAVAIDKTGTLTRNRPAVVEVSTRAGVTEHQALTLAAALEARSTHPLAAAILAAAPSPPLAHDVAELPGRGLQGDVDGVRVQVGTTRWLDPGDLADDAARLEGEGMTVVAVVSDGVPAAVIGIRDELRPEAPDAVARLRADGITVTMVTGDNERTARALAAEAGIEDVRAAQLPQDKERAVRESSSRVPTAMIGDGVNDAPALAAADVGIAMGVGGSAAAIESADVAFTGADLRLVPQGLAHARRGRRIMTGNIALALAIIVVLFPLALFGVLPLAGVVLVHEVAEVVVILNGVRAARTAGALAPLAPVAGRGERLPTGAAQRVR from the coding sequence GTGAGCCGGGAGTGCTGCGGCGACGACGAGATCGACGCTCGCGAGCTGCAGCTGCGAGCCCTCGCCGACGGGTCGTCCGGCGCGCTCTCCGGCGGCGCCGATGACGACGATGCCGCCGCGAGCGAGGAGGAGTTCGTCCCGTTCTGGCGGGATCGGGTGTTGCTGCTGCCGGCGGCATCCGGGGTCCTCCTCGGCGTCGGCTACGTGCTGGAGTGGACGGGTTCGGACGCTCCGGCGCTCGTGGCGCAGGGCGCCAGCCTGCTCGCGGGCGCGTGGACGTTCGTCCCGGGCGCCGTACGACGGCTCGCCCGCGGCAGGCTCGGCGTCGGGCTGCTGATGACGATCGCGGCCGTGGGCGCCGTCGCCCTCGGGCACGTGGGCGAGGCCGCCGCTCTGGCGTTCCTGTTCTCGATCGCCGAGGCGCTCGAGGACCGCGCGATGGATCGCGCCAAGCACGGTCTGCGCGCCCTGCTCGCGCTCATGCCCGCCACGGCGCGCATCTCGCGGATGGCCGGAGAGATCGAGATCCCGGCGGCGCAGGTCCGTGAGCTCGACCTCCTCGTCGTCCGACCCGGCGAGCGCATCGCCACCGACGGCGTGGTCACCACCGGGCGCAGCTCGCTCGACACGTCCGCCGTCACCGGGGAGTCCATCCCGGTCGAGGTCGCGCCGGGCGACGCCGTTCTCGCCGGGGCCGTGAACGGGACGGGTGCGCTGCTCGTCGAGGCGACGGCGGACGGGCGCGACAACTCCCTCACCACGATCGTCCGGCTCGTCGAGGAGGCCCAGGCGCGCAAGGGCGAGCGGGCGCGGCTCGCGGACCGGATCGCACGTCCCCTGGTGCCGGCGGTGCTCGTCCTCGCCGCCCTGGTGGCGGTCTGGGGACTGATCGTCGGCGACCCGGCGCTGTGGACGCAACGGGCGCTCGTCGTCCTCGTCGCGGCCTCCCCGTGCGCCCTGGCGATCGCCGTCCCCGTCACGGTGATCTCGGCGATCGGGGCCGCGAGCCGGTTCGGCATGGTCGTCAGGTCGGGCGCCGCGTTCGAGGAGCTCGGGGCCGTGCGTGCCGTGGCGATCGACAAGACGGGCACGCTCACCAGGAACCGGCCCGCCGTCGTCGAGGTCAGCACCCGTGCCGGCGTCACGGAGCACCAGGCGCTCACGCTCGCCGCCGCGCTCGAGGCGCGCAGCACGCACCCCCTGGCTGCGGCGATCCTCGCGGCCGCCCCGAGCCCGCCGCTCGCGCACGACGTCGCCGAGCTCCCCGGGCGCGGGCTCCAGGGGGACGTCGACGGCGTCCGGGTGCAGGTCGGCACTACCCGGTGGCTCGATCCCGGGGACCTCGCCGACGACGCCGCTCGCCTCGAGGGCGAGGGCATGACGGTGGTGGCGGTCGTGTCCGACGGCGTCCCGGCGGCCGTGATCGGGATCCGCGACGAGTTGCGGCCCGAGGCGCCCGACGCCGTCGCCCGCCTGCGGGCCGACGGGATCACCGTGACGATGGTCACCGGCGACAACGAACGCACCGCCCGGGCGCTCGCCGCGGAGGCCGGCATCGAGGACGTGCGCGCGGCCCAGCTGCCACAGGACAAGGAGCGGGCCGTCCGGGAGTCCTCGTCCCGCGTCCCGACGGCGATGATCGGCGACGGCGTGAACGACGCGCCGGCGCTCGCGGCGGCGGACGTCGGGATCGCCATGGGCGTGGGTGGCTCAGCGGCCGCGATCGAGTCGGCCGACGTCGCCTTCACGGGTGCGGACCTGCGGCTCGTCCCGCAGGGCCTCGCTCACGCCCGTCGCGGTCGGCGCATCATGACCGGCAACATCGCCCTCGCCCTCGCCATCATCGTGGTCCTGTTCCCGCTCGCGCTGTTCGGCGTGCTCCCTCTGGCGGGCGTCGTCCTCGTCCACGAGGTCGCGGAGGTCGTGGTCATCCTCAACGGCGTCCGGGCGGCGCGCACGGCCGGCGCGCTCGCGCCGCTGGCCCCTGTCGCCGGCCGGGGCGAACGCCTCCCCACCGGAGCGGCTCAGCGGGTCCGGTAG
- a CDS encoding glycoside hydrolase family 16 protein, protein MTTLLWSDDFADDGAPDPARWSHAVGGHGWGNDELQFYTSDRARNARVSGGRLVIEAHAEDWQDRRFTSARLVSRAAWLHARVEVTARLPIGRGTWPAIWMLPSTPGERRWPDDGEIDVMEHVGHDPGVVHASIHTAAYNHVDGTQRTATTAVPDAQEAFHTYAVDWDAESITWSVDGEASFTYAREAAAERDTWPFDTPFHLILNLAVGGGWGGAQGVDDAAFPARFEIDSVRVLGR, encoded by the coding sequence TGTGGTCCGACGACTTCGCCGACGACGGCGCGCCGGATCCCGCGCGATGGAGCCACGCCGTGGGCGGCCACGGCTGGGGCAACGACGAGCTCCAGTTCTACACGTCGGACCGGGCGCGCAACGCACGGGTCTCCGGCGGCCGTCTCGTGATCGAGGCGCACGCCGAGGACTGGCAGGACCGGCGCTTCACGTCCGCGCGGCTCGTCTCGCGCGCCGCCTGGCTCCACGCTCGCGTCGAGGTGACGGCCCGGCTGCCGATCGGTCGCGGCACGTGGCCGGCGATCTGGATGCTGCCGTCGACGCCGGGCGAACGACGTTGGCCGGACGACGGCGAGATCGACGTCATGGAGCACGTCGGGCACGATCCCGGCGTCGTGCACGCCAGCATCCACACGGCCGCGTACAACCACGTCGACGGCACGCAGCGCACGGCCACCACGGCGGTCCCCGACGCGCAGGAGGCGTTCCACACGTACGCGGTGGACTGGGACGCGGAGTCCATCACCTGGTCCGTCGACGGCGAGGCGTCCTTCACCTACGCGCGGGAGGCGGCTGCCGAGCGCGACACGTGGCCCTTCGACACGCCGTTCCACCTCATCCTCAACCTCGCCGTCGGAGGGGGCTGGGGCGGGGCGCAGGGCGTGGACGACGCCGCGTTCCCGGCCCGGTTCGAGATCGACTCGGTCCGCGTGCTCGGCCGCTGA
- a CDS encoding dihydrofolate reductase family protein, with the protein MAKLIYSMITSLDGYAEAAEGDLGRGAEDEEVHTFIGDTFRHVGTYLYGRRMYETMVFWETAHTDPDAPPHIVQYARDWQAAEKVVYSTTLESPSSAKTRIERTFDPDAVRKLKASSDHDLSVDGPNLAAQAIAAGLVDEYHLFMTTSVVGGGKRFFPDGVRLDLDLVQERSFDSGLIYAHYRTR; encoded by the coding sequence ATGGCCAAGCTCATCTACTCGATGATCACCTCGCTCGACGGCTACGCCGAGGCCGCGGAGGGCGACCTCGGCCGGGGAGCCGAGGACGAGGAGGTGCACACCTTCATCGGCGACACGTTCCGCCACGTCGGCACGTACCTCTACGGGCGGCGGATGTACGAGACGATGGTCTTCTGGGAGACCGCGCACACCGATCCGGATGCGCCACCGCACATCGTGCAGTACGCCCGCGACTGGCAGGCCGCGGAGAAGGTCGTCTACTCCACGACGCTGGAGTCGCCGTCGAGCGCGAAGACCCGCATCGAGCGAACCTTCGACCCGGACGCGGTGCGCAAGCTCAAGGCCTCCTCCGATCACGACCTCTCCGTCGACGGCCCGAACCTCGCCGCCCAGGCGATCGCGGCCGGGCTGGTCGACGAGTACCACCTGTTCATGACCACGAGCGTGGTCGGCGGCGGCAAGCGATTCTTCCCCGACGGCGTACGCCTCGATCTCGACCTGGTCCAGGAGCGTTCCTTCGACAGCGGCCTGATCTACGCGCACTACCGGACCCGCTGA
- a CDS encoding amidohydrolase, whose translation MTDAPTRIDALTDGLDGRLADLRSLYEDLHAHPELSMQEHRTAGVVAERLRAQGYEVTEGVGGTGVVGVLANGAGPRVLLRADMDGLPLREDTGLPFASTVTAIGADGVEVPVMHGCGHDVHVTALLGATAQLAENRGAWSGTVLAVFQPAEETGEGAQAMIEDDLFARFGTPDVCLGQHVSSLPAGHAMLRPGPMMATADAVHIRLFGRGGHGSTPELTVDPVVMGASLVMRLQTIASREISSQDPVVVTVGSLVAGMKENIIPDDAVLKISVRTFDPTIRDQVMAAIERMARAEAAASGAPREPEFTYLHSLPLNANDVDGEARTRAALALGLGTGHVHEMPRPVSGSEDFGRFGAAAGCPSVFWFVGGYDPALFADILAGRASIMSLPEGVAYNHSPHFAPSAPGTLDGAVRAMLAAASEWLGS comes from the coding sequence GTGACCGACGCCCCCACCCGCATCGACGCCCTGACCGACGGGCTCGACGGACGACTGGCGGACCTGCGCTCCCTGTACGAGGACCTGCACGCCCACCCGGAGCTGTCGATGCAGGAGCACCGGACGGCCGGCGTCGTCGCGGAACGGCTCCGCGCGCAGGGCTACGAGGTGACCGAGGGCGTGGGCGGCACGGGCGTCGTCGGCGTCCTCGCCAACGGCGCCGGACCGCGCGTCCTCCTCCGAGCCGACATGGACGGGCTGCCGCTGCGCGAGGACACGGGTCTGCCGTTCGCGTCGACGGTGACGGCGATCGGGGCCGACGGCGTCGAGGTCCCGGTGATGCACGGCTGCGGGCACGACGTCCACGTCACCGCGCTCCTCGGGGCGACGGCGCAGCTCGCCGAGAATCGCGGCGCCTGGTCCGGCACCGTCCTCGCCGTGTTCCAGCCCGCCGAGGAGACCGGCGAGGGCGCTCAGGCGATGATCGAGGACGACCTGTTCGCGAGATTCGGGACGCCGGACGTGTGCCTCGGGCAACACGTCTCCTCGCTCCCCGCCGGTCACGCCATGCTGCGACCGGGACCGATGATGGCGACGGCGGACGCCGTGCACATCCGGCTGTTCGGGCGCGGGGGCCACGGCTCGACGCCGGAGCTCACGGTGGACCCTGTGGTCATGGGGGCGTCGCTCGTGATGCGGCTGCAGACCATCGCGTCACGCGAGATCTCCTCGCAGGACCCGGTCGTGGTGACGGTGGGCTCCCTCGTGGCGGGGATGAAGGAGAACATCATCCCCGACGACGCGGTGCTCAAGATCAGCGTCCGCACGTTCGACCCGACCATCCGCGACCAGGTGATGGCGGCCATCGAGCGGATGGCGCGCGCCGAGGCGGCGGCGTCCGGTGCCCCGCGCGAGCCGGAGTTCACGTACCTCCACTCGCTCCCGCTCAACGCCAACGACGTCGACGGCGAGGCCCGGACCCGCGCGGCGCTGGCCCTCGGGCTCGGGACCGGGCACGTGCACGAGATGCCCCGGCCGGTGTCCGGGAGCGAGGACTTCGGCCGGTTCGGTGCGGCAGCGGGCTGCCCGTCGGTGTTCTGGTTCGTGGGCGGCTACGACCCGGCGCTGTTCGCGGACATCCTGGCCGGGCGCGCGTCGATCATGTCGCTGCCCGAGGGCGTGGCGTACAACCACTCCCCGCACTTCGCGCCGTCGGCGCCGGGAACGCTCGACGGCGCCGTGCGCGCGATGCTCGCGGCGGCCTCGGAGTGGCTCGGGAGCTGA
- a CDS encoding TetR/AcrR family transcriptional regulator: MPRELSTYHRGVAAANRAAILDAAMALFLASGYDRTSLASVAESAGVSKATLFKQFPTKAELFEATVLAAGGTPGGELVDPPPGDFHGGLVTLGLAYAELLTRPGMEDLIRVVIAEAPRFPELREQTFDFGTLPVLAALGRYLRAEHAAGTADVDDPDAASAQFLGMISTVVFWPRLVHGNWSLSDEETLRVVDDAARTMAARYGVAVGS, encoded by the coding sequence ATGCCGCGCGAGCTCTCCACCTACCATCGGGGAGTCGCCGCGGCCAACCGTGCGGCGATCCTCGACGCGGCCATGGCCCTGTTCCTCGCGTCCGGCTACGACCGCACCTCGCTGGCGAGCGTCGCCGAGAGCGCGGGGGTGTCCAAGGCGACGCTGTTCAAGCAGTTCCCGACGAAGGCGGAGCTCTTCGAGGCGACGGTGCTCGCGGCGGGCGGCACACCTGGTGGGGAGCTCGTGGATCCGCCGCCGGGAGACTTCCATGGCGGCCTGGTCACACTGGGCCTCGCGTACGCGGAGCTGCTGACACGCCCCGGGATGGAGGACCTGATCCGCGTCGTGATCGCCGAGGCCCCGCGGTTCCCGGAGCTGCGCGAGCAGACGTTCGACTTCGGCACGCTGCCCGTGCTCGCGGCGCTGGGGCGATATCTCCGGGCGGAGCACGCCGCGGGCACTGCCGACGTGGACGACCCGGACGCGGCCTCGGCGCAGTTCCTCGGGATGATCTCCACCGTCGTCTTCTGGCCTCGCCTCGTCCACGGCAACTGGTCCCTCAGCGACGAGGAGACGCTTCGCGTGGTGGACGACGCGGCCCGGACGATGGCCGCGCGCTACGGCGTGGCCGTGGGCAGCTGA